A stretch of the Dechloromonas sp. TW-R-39-2 genome encodes the following:
- a CDS encoding hypoxanthine-guanine phosphoribosyltransferase, translating into MTTHLEEIRRAMAEADCLASPEQVNNALDQMASAITAELADTNPLVYTVMNGGLIIAGRLLARLDFPLEISYLHATRYGHQLEGNSLLDWRVRPTQEIKGRTVLVVDDILDEGHTLKAICQHLREEGAARVLTAVLVHKDHTRKATPGMRADFTGLDIPDRFLFGCGMDYKGYWRNAPGIYALKGH; encoded by the coding sequence CCAGCCCGGAACAAGTCAACAACGCACTCGACCAGATGGCCAGCGCCATCACCGCTGAACTGGCCGACACCAACCCACTGGTCTACACCGTGATGAACGGCGGCCTGATCATTGCCGGCCGCCTGCTCGCCCGCCTCGATTTCCCGCTCGAAATCTCCTACCTGCACGCCACCCGCTACGGCCATCAACTGGAAGGCAACAGCCTGCTCGACTGGCGCGTTCGTCCGACCCAGGAAATCAAGGGCCGTACGGTGCTGGTCGTCGATGACATTCTCGACGAAGGCCACACGCTCAAGGCGATCTGCCAGCATCTGCGCGAAGAAGGCGCCGCCCGCGTGTTGACCGCGGTACTCGTGCACAAGGATCACACACGCAAGGCCACGCCCGGCATGCGGGCCGATTTCACCGGTCTCGACATCCCGGATCGCTTTCTTTTTGGCTGCGGCATGGACTACAAAGGTTATTGGCGAAACGCCCCCGGCATCTACGCCTTGAAAGGCCATTAA
- the dusB gene encoding tRNA dihydrouridine synthase DusB — translation MEFVGFNLRNNLFVAPMAGVTDRPFRQLCKKMGAGLAVSEMVTSNSLLYGSAKTLRRANHTGEVAPISVQIAGADPKMMAEAARHNVDNGAQIIDINMGCPAKKVCNVMAGSALMQDEELVGKILDAVVGAIPDTPVTLKFRTGWNLANRNAPTIARIAESAGVRAVAIHGRTRCQQYTGEAEYDTIAMVKTLIRIPVIANGDITTPEKAKHVLDVTGADGVMIGRAAQGRPWLFREIEHFLKTGEHLPPAEVTEIHEILKAHLVDLYDFYGPETGFKVARKHISWYTKGLVGSAAFRKEMNVLPSIDQQMQAVNDFFCRLAAEHQHLKYTEEALAA, via the coding sequence ATGGAATTTGTCGGCTTCAACCTTCGCAACAACCTGTTCGTCGCGCCGATGGCCGGCGTGACGGATCGTCCCTTCCGCCAGTTGTGCAAGAAAATGGGCGCCGGACTGGCTGTTTCCGAAATGGTCACGTCGAATTCGCTGCTGTACGGCAGCGCCAAGACCTTGCGCCGTGCCAACCATACCGGCGAGGTCGCACCGATCTCCGTGCAGATCGCCGGTGCCGATCCGAAAATGATGGCCGAAGCCGCCCGCCACAACGTGGACAACGGCGCCCAGATCATCGACATCAACATGGGTTGCCCGGCCAAGAAGGTCTGCAACGTGATGGCCGGCTCGGCCTTGATGCAGGATGAGGAACTGGTCGGCAAGATTCTCGATGCCGTCGTCGGCGCCATTCCCGATACGCCGGTCACGCTCAAATTCCGCACCGGCTGGAACCTGGCCAACCGCAATGCGCCGACCATCGCGCGCATTGCCGAATCGGCCGGCGTACGCGCCGTTGCCATCCACGGCCGGACGCGCTGCCAGCAATACACCGGCGAGGCCGAGTACGACACCATCGCCATGGTCAAAACATTGATCAGGATTCCCGTCATCGCCAATGGCGACATCACGACGCCGGAAAAAGCCAAACACGTCCTCGACGTGACCGGGGCCGACGGCGTGATGATCGGTCGCGCCGCCCAGGGCCGCCCCTGGCTGTTCCGCGAAATCGAACATTTCCTGAAAACCGGCGAACACCTGCCGCCGGCCGAAGTCACCGAAATTCACGAGATCCTCAAGGCTCACCTGGTTGATCTCTACGATTTTTACGGCCCGGAAACGGGTTTCAAGGTCGCCCGCAAACACATCTCCTGGTACACCAAGGGGCTGGTCGGCTCGGCGGCCTTCCGCAAGGAAATGAACGTCCTGCCGAGCATCGATCAACAGATGCAGGCAGTAAACGACTTTTTCTGCCGTCTGGCGGCAGAGCATCAACATTTGAAATACACAGAGGAGGCGTTGGCAGCATGA
- a CDS encoding Fis family transcriptional regulator: protein MSQQQDISACVLGALEQYFRDLDGEKPCAIYDMVLKSVERPMLEVVLAKAGSNQTLAAEMLGINRNTLRKKLTEHQLL from the coding sequence ATGAGCCAACAACAAGATATTTCTGCTTGCGTGCTGGGGGCACTCGAGCAATATTTTCGCGATCTCGATGGCGAAAAACCCTGCGCAATCTACGACATGGTGCTGAAAAGCGTTGAACGGCCCATGCTCGAAGTCGTTCTCGCCAAAGCGGGCAGCAATCAGACACTGGCAGCGGAGATGCTTGGCATCAACCGCAATACGCTGCGCAAGAAACTCACCGAACATCAACTTCTGTAA
- the purH gene encoding bifunctional phosphoribosylaminoimidazolecarboxamide formyltransferase/IMP cyclohydrolase — protein sequence MTIKQALISVSDKTGVLEFAQGLAAQGVKLLSTGGTAKMLRDAGLTVTEIGDYTGFPEMLDGRVKTLHPKVHGGILARRDLAEHMATIEAHGIPMIDLVCVNLYPFAATIAKAGVTLEDAIENIDIGGPAMVRSSAKNYAGVAIVTDPADYQPLLAEMKANAGALQLATRFGLAKKAFTHTARYDSMIANWLTGLDEGAEAQPAAAAPVPAIFPAKLQLAFDRTEILRYGENSHQSAAFYRDTERLPGAIANYTQVQGKELSYNNIADSDAAWECVKSFDVPACVIVKHANPCGVAIDGTLLGAYEKSFKTDSTSAFGGIIAFNGEVGIDVVNAMSERKHFVEVLIAPFFTPEALAALAAKQNLRVLIVPMARDLNKLELKRVGGGLLVQTADNFTAQASGLKIVTKVQPTAQQIEDLLFAERIAKFVKSNAIVFCGGGMTLGVGAGQMSRVDSTKIASIKAQHAGLSLQGSVVASDAFFPFRDGVDVLAEAGAKAVIQPGGSMRDEEVIAAADEHGLAMVFTGARHFRH from the coding sequence ATGACCATCAAACAAGCCCTGATTTCGGTCTCCGACAAGACCGGCGTTCTCGAATTTGCCCAAGGCCTCGCCGCCCAGGGCGTCAAGCTGCTGTCTACCGGCGGTACCGCCAAAATGCTGCGCGATGCCGGGTTGACCGTGACAGAGATCGGTGACTACACCGGCTTCCCGGAAATGCTCGACGGCCGCGTCAAGACGCTGCACCCGAAGGTGCACGGCGGCATCCTGGCCCGTCGCGATCTGGCCGAGCACATGGCGACCATCGAAGCCCACGGCATCCCGATGATCGACCTGGTTTGCGTCAATCTCTACCCATTTGCCGCGACCATCGCCAAGGCCGGCGTGACGCTGGAAGACGCCATCGAGAACATCGATATCGGCGGCCCGGCCATGGTCCGCTCCTCGGCCAAGAACTACGCCGGCGTCGCGATCGTCACCGATCCGGCCGACTACCAGCCGCTGCTCGCCGAAATGAAGGCCAATGCCGGCGCCCTGCAGCTTGCCACGCGTTTCGGCCTGGCCAAGAAGGCGTTCACGCACACCGCCCGCTACGACAGCATGATCGCCAACTGGCTGACCGGTCTCGACGAAGGCGCCGAAGCCCAGCCGGCCGCCGCCGCACCGGTACCGGCCATCTTCCCGGCCAAGCTGCAACTGGCTTTCGACCGCACCGAAATCCTGCGCTACGGTGAAAATTCGCATCAGAGCGCGGCGTTCTACCGCGACACCGAGCGCCTGCCAGGTGCGATTGCCAACTACACCCAGGTGCAGGGCAAGGAACTGTCCTACAACAACATCGCCGACTCCGATGCGGCCTGGGAATGCGTCAAGTCCTTCGACGTCCCGGCCTGCGTCATCGTCAAGCATGCCAACCCGTGTGGCGTCGCCATCGACGGCACGCTGCTCGGCGCCTACGAGAAATCCTTCAAGACCGATTCGACCTCGGCCTTCGGCGGCATCATCGCCTTCAACGGTGAAGTCGGCATCGATGTCGTCAACGCGATGAGCGAGCGCAAGCACTTCGTCGAGGTATTGATTGCCCCGTTCTTCACCCCGGAAGCCCTGGCCGCCCTCGCCGCCAAGCAGAACCTGCGCGTCCTGATCGTGCCGATGGCGCGTGACCTCAACAAGCTCGAATTGAAGCGCGTTGGCGGTGGCCTGCTGGTTCAAACCGCAGACAACTTCACGGCTCAGGCTTCCGGCCTGAAGATCGTCACCAAGGTCCAGCCAACCGCCCAGCAGATCGAAGACCTGCTGTTCGCCGAGCGCATCGCCAAGTTCGTCAAATCCAATGCCATCGTTTTCTGTGGCGGCGGCATGACGCTCGGCGTCGGTGCCGGCCAGATGAGCCGTGTCGACTCGACCAAGATTGCCAGCATCAAGGCCCAGCACGCCGGCCTATCGCTGCAAGGCTCGGTCGTCGCGTCGGATGCTTTCTTCCCGTTCCGCGACGGCGTCGATGTACTGGCCGAAGCCGGTGCCAAGGCGGTCATCCAGCCGGGCGGTTCGATGCGCGACGAGGAAGTCATCGCCGCAGCCGATGAACATGGCCTGGCCATGGTCTTCACCGGCGCCCGCCACTTCCGTCATTAA
- the purD gene encoding phosphoribosylamine--glycine ligase: protein MKLLVIGSGGREHAMAWRLAQTAGMQKVYVAPGNAGTAREHELENINITDPVALADFAEQNNVHLTLVGPEAPLAAGVVNIFRARGLKIFGPTKEAAQLESSKDFAKRFMARHNIPTAGFGTFTDAAEAHAYIDQQGAPIVIKADGLAAGKGVVVAMSLEEAHAAIDDMLSGNKLGEAGARVVIEEFLDGEEASFIVMVDGKNVLALASSQDHKRIFDGDQGPNTGGMGAYSPAPCVTPEVHAKAMREIILPTVRGMAADGIQYTGFLYAGLMIGKDGSVKTLEFNCRMGDPETQPILMRLKSDFVHLIENGINGTLDQVEAEWDRRIALGVVLAAANYPETPRKGDAIHGLPAGNSFGEDAHVFHAGTAEQDGKVVTSGGRVLCVTALGENVKLAQKLAYESAVQIQFDGMQFRKDIGYRAVAR, encoded by the coding sequence ATGAAACTACTGGTAATCGGTTCCGGCGGCCGCGAGCACGCCATGGCCTGGCGCCTGGCCCAGACAGCGGGCATGCAAAAGGTTTATGTCGCACCGGGCAATGCCGGTACGGCACGCGAGCATGAACTGGAAAACATCAACATCACCGACCCGGTGGCGCTGGCTGATTTCGCCGAGCAGAACAATGTGCACCTCACGCTGGTCGGCCCGGAAGCCCCGCTGGCCGCCGGCGTGGTAAACATTTTCCGGGCGCGTGGCCTGAAAATCTTCGGCCCGACCAAGGAAGCCGCCCAACTCGAATCCTCCAAGGATTTCGCCAAGCGTTTCATGGCACGCCACAACATTCCGACGGCCGGTTTCGGCACCTTCACGGATGCGGCCGAAGCCCACGCCTACATCGACCAGCAAGGTGCGCCTATCGTCATCAAGGCTGATGGCCTGGCTGCCGGCAAGGGCGTTGTCGTGGCGATGAGCCTCGAAGAAGCCCACGCCGCAATCGACGACATGCTGTCCGGCAACAAGCTGGGAGAAGCCGGGGCCCGCGTCGTGATCGAGGAATTCCTCGATGGCGAAGAGGCCAGCTTCATTGTCATGGTCGACGGCAAGAATGTGCTCGCCCTGGCGTCCAGCCAGGACCACAAGCGTATCTTCGACGGCGACCAGGGCCCGAATACCGGCGGCATGGGAGCCTATTCGCCGGCGCCGTGCGTGACGCCGGAAGTGCACGCCAAGGCGATGCGCGAAATCATCCTGCCGACCGTACGCGGCATGGCGGCCGACGGCATCCAGTACACCGGTTTCCTCTACGCCGGCCTGATGATCGGCAAGGATGGCAGCGTCAAGACGCTGGAATTCAACTGCCGCATGGGCGACCCGGAAACCCAGCCGATCCTGATGCGCCTGAAGTCAGACTTCGTTCATCTGATCGAAAACGGCATCAATGGCACGCTCGACCAGGTCGAAGCGGAATGGGACCGTCGCATTGCGCTGGGTGTCGTTCTGGCGGCCGCCAATTACCCGGAAACGCCGCGCAAGGGTGATGCGATCCACGGTCTGCCGGCGGGCAACAGCTTCGGCGAGGATGCTCACGTTTTCCACGCCGGCACGGCTGAACAGGATGGCAAGGTCGTCACCAGCGGCGGGCGTGTCCTGTGCGTCACCGCTCTCGGCGAAAACGTCAAACTGGCCCAGAAACTGGCCTATGAATCGGCCGTCCAGATCCAGTTTGATGGCATGCAATTCCGCAAGGATATCGGCTACCGGGCGGTTGCCCGCTAG
- a CDS encoding sensor domain-containing diguanylate cyclase: protein MWPRLGSSLRTRIAAVAGLLFLVGIGLTTFFVARILYDEMQAMLFKQQLTTANYIARDIDSKLALRMDSLKRVADNLPHHLLAKPKELQDWLDDRKAIHTLFPTGLMIVPADGGAVLADSPRLESRPKSFVDRDWFISATTTRRATFSKPLVARATQQPAIVIAIPILDDNQQLLALMAGVTPLTSPGFLDLIQGTAPGKTGSYQLISPRHHSYALTSDPGKSSRPLPEAGHDLALDRALAGVRGIDIVRNSDNINELIATVEIPQTGWLLIARCPTSEAFAPVWNSVRNTLLIAGLLSLPIIILLLAALNHLLAPLGRLAKELHDMSEGTRPMQPLFSEYQDEVGDVTSSFNRLQEKLLEQERRLAEMAHHDPLTGLPNRLLINDRLDKELQRIRRSGRGLALLFLDLDGFKPVNDQHGHQVGDLLLTEVARRLQGCVREVDTVARLGGDEFLILVSDCEAPRDAAERIAEACIAATGKPVRIDDLAIRIGVSIGIAFVGTATDDMLSASQLLSQADIAMYRAKADGRNRYSVYRQNNEYSSNNSKQKT, encoded by the coding sequence ATGTGGCCGCGCCTCGGCAGCAGTTTGAGAACTCGCATTGCTGCCGTGGCCGGTCTGTTGTTCCTGGTCGGCATCGGCCTGACCACCTTTTTCGTTGCCCGCATTCTGTACGATGAAATGCAGGCCATGCTGTTCAAACAGCAGCTGACAACAGCCAACTACATTGCCCGCGACATCGACAGCAAACTGGCGCTGCGGATGGACAGTCTCAAGCGTGTGGCAGACAACCTGCCGCATCACCTGCTCGCCAAGCCGAAGGAATTGCAGGATTGGCTGGATGATCGCAAAGCCATCCACACCCTTTTCCCGACCGGTCTGATGATCGTACCTGCGGATGGTGGTGCTGTACTGGCTGACAGCCCGCGTCTCGAAAGTCGCCCTAAATCATTCGTCGACCGCGACTGGTTCATCAGCGCCACGACGACACGCCGCGCCACCTTCAGCAAACCGCTGGTTGCCCGAGCCACACAACAACCGGCGATCGTGATCGCCATCCCCATCCTCGACGACAACCAGCAGTTGCTCGCCCTCATGGCGGGGGTCACGCCACTGACCAGCCCCGGCTTCCTGGACCTGATCCAGGGCACGGCCCCCGGCAAGACCGGCAGCTATCAACTCATCTCTCCCCGCCACCACAGCTACGCACTGACCTCGGACCCGGGCAAATCATCGCGCCCACTGCCCGAGGCCGGCCATGACCTGGCACTGGACCGGGCCCTGGCCGGTGTCCGCGGGATCGACATTGTCCGCAATAGTGACAATATCAACGAGCTGATCGCCACCGTCGAAATCCCACAAACCGGCTGGCTCCTGATCGCCCGCTGCCCAACCAGCGAAGCCTTTGCCCCGGTCTGGAACAGCGTCCGCAACACTTTGTTGATTGCCGGCCTGCTCTCCTTGCCGATCATCATTCTGCTGCTGGCCGCCCTGAACCACCTGCTGGCGCCCCTGGGTCGCCTGGCCAAGGAGTTGCATGACATGTCGGAAGGCACCCGGCCGATGCAACCGCTGTTCAGCGAATACCAGGATGAAGTTGGTGATGTCACCAGCAGCTTCAACCGTCTCCAGGAAAAGCTGCTCGAACAGGAGCGACGGCTGGCTGAAATGGCTCACCACGACCCCTTGACCGGCCTGCCCAACCGTCTGCTGATCAATGACCGGCTGGACAAGGAATTGCAGCGGATACGCCGTAGCGGCCGTGGTCTGGCGCTCCTGTTTCTCGACCTTGATGGATTCAAGCCGGTTAATGACCAGCACGGACACCAGGTCGGCGATCTGTTGCTGACAGAAGTCGCGCGCCGACTTCAGGGTTGCGTTCGTGAAGTGGATACCGTTGCCCGCCTGGGCGGCGACGAATTCCTGATCCTGGTCAGCGACTGCGAAGCACCGCGCGATGCGGCAGAACGGATTGCCGAAGCCTGTATCGCCGCGACAGGAAAACCCGTGCGGATCGATGATCTGGCAATCCGGATCGGCGTTTCGATCGGCATTGCCTTTGTCGGCACAGCCACCGATGACATGCTGTCGGCCAGCCAACTGCTGAGCCAGGCGGACATTGCGATGTATCGCGCCAAGGCGGATGGTCGTAACCGCTACTCGGTTTACCGCCAGAACAACGAATACTCCAGCAACAACTCAAAGCAAAAAACATGA
- the hemF gene encoding oxygen-dependent coproporphyrinogen oxidase, with the protein MIPTDTLKTFFTGLQSRIVSQLEAFDGQAFRTDSWDRPEGGGGISRLIEEGDFFERGGVNFSHVTGQSLPASATAVRPQLAGRAWEAMGVSLVLHPRNPYCPTAHMNVRCFVARKEGEEDVWWFGGGMDMTPYYGQREDVAHFHQTCKDALTPFGESVYPKYKKWCDEYFFLKHRNEPRGVGGIFYDDLSEGGFERCFDLTQAVGNAFTQAYLPVLAKRRETPYGERERDFQAYRRGRYVEFNLVWDRGTLFGLQSGGRTESILMSLPPIVKWRYDWQPEAGTPESELYETFLKPQDWAV; encoded by the coding sequence ATGATCCCGACAGACACCCTGAAAACATTCTTTACCGGCCTGCAAAGCCGTATCGTCAGCCAGCTTGAAGCCTTTGACGGCCAAGCCTTCCGCACCGATTCCTGGGATCGCCCCGAAGGCGGTGGCGGTATTTCACGACTGATCGAGGAAGGTGATTTCTTCGAACGCGGCGGGGTCAATTTCTCGCACGTCACCGGTCAATCGCTGCCGGCCTCGGCCACCGCCGTACGACCCCAGTTGGCCGGACGCGCCTGGGAGGCAATGGGCGTCTCGCTGGTGCTGCATCCACGCAATCCGTATTGCCCGACGGCCCACATGAATGTCCGTTGCTTCGTGGCGCGCAAGGAAGGCGAAGAAGATGTCTGGTGGTTCGGCGGCGGCATGGACATGACGCCTTACTACGGTCAACGCGAAGATGTGGCCCATTTTCACCAGACCTGCAAGGACGCACTGACACCATTCGGTGAAAGCGTTTACCCGAAATACAAGAAATGGTGCGATGAGTACTTCTTCCTCAAGCACCGCAACGAGCCACGTGGCGTCGGCGGGATCTTCTACGATGATCTGAGCGAAGGGGGCTTCGAGCGCTGCTTCGACCTGACCCAGGCAGTCGGCAATGCCTTTACCCAGGCTTATCTGCCGGTCCTGGCCAAGCGCCGTGAAACGCCCTACGGCGAACGCGAGCGCGACTTCCAGGCTTATCGCCGCGGTCGTTACGTCGAATTCAACCTGGTCTGGGATCGCGGTACGCTATTCGGACTGCAATCCGGCGGACGCACAGAATCCATCCTGATGTCACTCCCGCCCATCGTCAAATGGCGCTACGACTGGCAACCGGAAGCCGGCACGCCAGAATCCGAGCTTTACGAAACCTTCCTCAAACCGCAGGACTGGGCCGTATAA
- a CDS encoding heme biosynthesis HemY N-terminal domain-containing protein — protein MKGLFWILGLFAAAVALALGARLNDGYVLFVVSPYRAEISLNLFLLVLALAFAGLYIVLRSLALALGLPKRVRAYRARRQKERAGLVFQDAVRLLFEGRFGQALKKAGEAHAAGTAPGLSALIAARAAQRMRESLKQQGWMERAKIDDPRTEAATLMLEAEMMNEARRFDEALNSLERLQARQGRHIAALRLELRARQGAGDWDGVVKLARQLSKRDALPVEVVSEILTQAHLANIARCALDTDKLSHYLRALPESERGRRVVLAAVKALAAQGAEAEAQKLIEAALDAGHNATWHSALVVVYGRLGGGHQTARIARAEAWLAQHPDDAGLLMALGRMCIRQRLWGKAQSYLEASLSVEETQEGHLELARLCDQLERTEEANKHYRASASLDGR, from the coding sequence GTGAAGGGATTATTCTGGATTCTCGGGCTGTTTGCCGCAGCCGTTGCCCTGGCATTGGGGGCTCGCCTGAATGACGGCTATGTCTTGTTCGTCGTTTCTCCCTATCGGGCAGAAATTTCGCTCAATCTCTTCCTGCTTGTGCTGGCCCTGGCTTTTGCCGGCCTCTACATCGTACTGCGCAGCCTGGCATTGGCGCTTGGTTTGCCGAAGCGTGTGCGTGCCTATCGGGCGCGCCGGCAGAAAGAGCGTGCCGGGCTGGTTTTCCAGGATGCCGTGCGTCTGCTGTTCGAAGGGCGTTTCGGCCAGGCCTTGAAAAAAGCCGGCGAGGCCCACGCCGCCGGGACGGCGCCCGGTTTGTCGGCATTGATTGCGGCCCGCGCTGCCCAGCGCATGCGCGAGTCGCTCAAGCAACAGGGCTGGATGGAGCGGGCCAAAATCGACGATCCGCGCACCGAAGCGGCCACCTTGATGCTTGAAGCTGAAATGATGAATGAAGCGCGCCGTTTCGATGAGGCGCTGAATTCGCTGGAGCGTTTGCAGGCCAGGCAGGGCCGTCATATTGCGGCTTTGCGGCTTGAGTTGCGGGCACGCCAGGGGGCTGGCGACTGGGACGGTGTCGTCAAACTGGCTCGCCAGTTGAGCAAGCGCGATGCCTTGCCGGTTGAGGTGGTTAGCGAAATCCTGACCCAGGCGCATTTGGCCAATATCGCCCGCTGTGCGCTGGATACCGACAAGTTGAGCCATTATCTGCGTGCGCTGCCGGAGTCCGAGCGTGGCCGGCGTGTCGTTCTGGCCGCGGTCAAGGCACTGGCCGCTCAAGGGGCCGAGGCTGAGGCTCAAAAACTGATCGAAGCGGCGCTGGATGCCGGTCACAATGCCACCTGGCACTCGGCCTTGGTGGTGGTTTACGGCCGCCTCGGTGGCGGTCACCAGACGGCGCGGATTGCCCGGGCTGAAGCCTGGCTCGCTCAACACCCCGATGATGCCGGATTGCTCATGGCGCTGGGCCGGATGTGCATCCGTCAGCGTTTGTGGGGCAAGGCGCAAAGTTATCTGGAAGCCTCGCTGTCGGTTGAGGAAACCCAGGAAGGACATCTTGAACTGGCGCGTCTGTGCGACCAGCTTGAGCGTACGGAAGAAGCCAATAAACACTATCGGGCCAGCGCCAGTCTCGACGGACGCTAG
- a CDS encoding uroporphyrinogen-III C-methyltransferase, giving the protein MKPENELPSSPTDMSVPVRPSSSRPSPWLFIALAALLLAGWQWIETRQQLDAARQEISQRLAAADLAEKEDQGARKQMQAQLETIQARLGAADARLTEFGTQNAALQAFYQDMARSREEATLLEVEQALTLAGQQLQLAANVPVAMLALQTADSRLARLDRPQYLPLRKAVAKDLARLAALPVVDLPGINLQLEQQLQLVDKLPLASHGRPPETAGNAKPAQVSGWWQQTGDQVWQQIKGLVRIQRFDRDEPILLAPGQSFFLRENLKLRLLSARLALLSRDQLSFRNELKAVQDALTRHFVSDDKSVQASSHVLRQMAGVELNTELPTLNESLAALRALRPAKEKR; this is encoded by the coding sequence ATGAAGCCTGAAAACGAACTCCCCTCTTCTCCGACCGACATGTCCGTTCCCGTTCGCCCTTCTTCTTCCCGGCCAAGTCCGTGGTTGTTCATCGCCCTGGCGGCGCTGTTGCTGGCCGGCTGGCAGTGGATCGAAACCCGTCAGCAGCTGGATGCCGCCCGGCAGGAGATCAGTCAGCGTCTGGCCGCAGCCGATCTGGCCGAGAAGGAAGATCAGGGCGCACGCAAGCAAATGCAGGCTCAGCTGGAAACCATTCAGGCCCGGCTCGGTGCCGCCGATGCCCGGCTGACTGAATTCGGGACGCAGAATGCGGCGCTGCAGGCGTTCTATCAGGACATGGCGCGCAGCCGCGAAGAGGCGACCTTGCTTGAGGTTGAACAAGCCTTGACGCTGGCCGGCCAGCAATTGCAACTGGCCGCCAATGTGCCGGTGGCGATGCTGGCGCTGCAGACCGCCGACAGTCGTCTGGCCCGACTCGACCGTCCGCAATATTTGCCTTTGCGCAAGGCGGTCGCCAAGGATCTTGCCCGGCTGGCTGCCTTGCCGGTCGTTGATTTGCCCGGAATCAACCTGCAGCTTGAACAACAATTGCAGTTGGTCGACAAATTGCCGCTGGCCAGCCACGGTCGACCGCCGGAAACGGCAGGAAATGCCAAGCCGGCCCAGGTCTCAGGCTGGTGGCAGCAGACCGGCGATCAGGTCTGGCAACAGATCAAGGGGCTGGTCCGGATTCAGCGTTTTGATCGCGATGAGCCCATCCTGCTGGCGCCCGGTCAGTCGTTCTTCCTCCGCGAAAATCTCAAACTACGTTTGCTGAGTGCCCGTTTGGCCTTGCTGTCGCGCGATCAGCTCAGTTTCCGCAATGAACTGAAGGCGGTTCAGGATGCGCTGACGCGCCATTTTGTCAGTGATGACAAGTCCGTTCAGGCCAGCAGCCATGTCTTGCGCCAGATGGCCGGGGTCGAACTCAATACCGAGTTGCCGACCCTGAATGAAAGTCTGGCCGCCCTGCGTGCCTTGCGTCCGGCCAAGGAAAAGCGGTGA
- a CDS encoding uroporphyrinogen-III synthase has protein sequence MSLNGPLAGKTIVVTRPLAQAGPLAEAIAAAGGEPLIFPLLEISPARDPQPLAEAVACLADYTLAVFISPNAVDHAWPAISAAGGWPAGLIPAAVGQGTVRALLAHGVRGCVAPTERFDSEALLALPALAEERVSGRRVAIFRGDGGRELLGDTLRQRGAKVDLVTCYCRSGPGDGVAPLLAAWRAGKLDGLTVSSSEGLRYLFDLLDGEGRDFLRATPLFVPHQRIADNARALGLNRVILTDAADSGILAGLRAYNWSA, from the coding sequence ATGAGTTTGAACGGCCCGCTGGCCGGTAAAACCATCGTGGTGACCCGGCCGCTGGCCCAAGCCGGGCCGCTGGCCGAAGCGATTGCGGCGGCTGGCGGTGAGCCGTTGATTTTCCCCCTGCTTGAAATCTCTCCGGCGCGCGATCCTCAGCCGCTCGCCGAGGCGGTGGCGTGTCTTGCCGATTACACGCTGGCGGTCTTCATCAGTCCTAACGCGGTCGACCACGCCTGGCCGGCCATTTCTGCAGCGGGCGGCTGGCCTGCCGGACTGATCCCCGCAGCGGTCGGGCAAGGCACGGTCAGGGCTTTGCTGGCGCATGGTGTCCGTGGCTGCGTTGCACCGACCGAACGATTCGATTCCGAAGCCTTGCTGGCTTTGCCTGCATTGGCCGAAGAGCGGGTGTCCGGTCGCCGGGTGGCCATCTTTCGCGGTGATGGCGGTCGTGAGTTGCTCGGCGATACGCTGCGCCAGCGGGGGGCAAAGGTCGATCTGGTCACCTGCTACTGCCGCTCCGGGCCGGGCGATGGTGTGGCCCCGCTGCTCGCCGCGTGGCGCGCCGGGAAGCTCGACGGCCTGACCGTTTCGAGCAGCGAAGGTTTGCGCTATCTATTTGATTTGCTTGACGGAGAAGGCCGCGATTTCCTGCGCGCCACCCCGCTTTTCGTCCCGCACCAGCGGATTGCCGACAATGCTCGCGCGCTGGGACTGAACCGGGTGATTCTGACCGATGCTGCCGATAGCGGCATTCTTGCCGGTTTACGTGCTTATAATTGGTCTGCATGA